A window of the Helianthus annuus cultivar XRQ/B chromosome 4, HanXRQr2.0-SUNRISE, whole genome shotgun sequence genome harbors these coding sequences:
- the LOC110936240 gene encoding 5'-3' exoribonuclease 4 isoform X2 — protein sequence MLMYNDAIFLFIKQKEYFDTDTDGKRFIWQGICKLPFIDEDRLLSATNKIENELSGEEAKRNMENLDQLFVHSSENFASRIISSFNDVGLIKQDAVI from the exons ATGTTGATGTACAACGATGCAATCTTCTTATTCATCAAACAAAAAGAAT ATTTCGACACCGACACAGATGGAAAAAGATTTATTTGGCAG GGTATCTGCAAACTTCCTTTTATTGATGAGGATCGCCTTCTTTCTGCAACAAATAAGATCGAGAACGAACTAAGC GGAGAGGAAGCGAAAAGAAACATGGAAAATCTTGATCAGTTATTTGTACATTCATCAGAAAATTTTGCTTCACGAATAATTTCTTCTTTCAATGATGTGGGCCTTATCAAGCAGGATG CGGTAATATAA
- the LOC110936240 gene encoding 5'-3' exoribonuclease 4 isoform X1 → MLMYNDAIFLFIKQKEYFDTDTDGKRFIWQGICKLPFIDEDRLLSATNKIENELSGEEAKRNMENLDQLFVHSSENFASRIISSFNDVGLIKQDGNSIKIDSDLMLYRT, encoded by the exons ATGTTGATGTACAACGATGCAATCTTCTTATTCATCAAACAAAAAGAAT ATTTCGACACCGACACAGATGGAAAAAGATTTATTTGGCAG GGTATCTGCAAACTTCCTTTTATTGATGAGGATCGCCTTCTTTCTGCAACAAATAAGATCGAGAACGAACTAAGC GGAGAGGAAGCGAAAAGAAACATGGAAAATCTTGATCAGTTATTTGTACATTCATCAGAAAATTTTGCTTCACGAATAATTTCTTCTTTCAATGATGTGGGCCTTATCAAGCAGGATGGTAACTCAATCAAGATTGATTCAGACCTAATGTTGTACCGTACTTAA
- the LOC110936238 gene encoding ER lumen protein-retaining receptor erd-2.2 — MRPPKKTIHIISSWVQRQPPKVKAFLAVVAGMLALVLLRAIVHDHDNLFVAAEAVHSIGISVLIYKLIKEKTCAGLSLKTQELTAMFLAVRLYCSFVMEYDIHTLLDLATLATTLWVIFMIRFKLKSSYMEDKDNFAMYYVVAPCAVLALLIHPSTSHYIINRIFWAFCVYLEAVSVLPQLRVMQNTKIVEPFTAHYVFALGVARFLSCAHWVLQVLDSRGHLLTALGYGLWPSMVLISEVVQTFILADFCYYYVKSVFGGQLVMRLPSGVV; from the exons ATGAGGCCACCAAAGAAGACGATCCACATAATCTCGTCATGGGTACAGCGGCAACCGCCGAAGGTGAAGGCGTTTCTTGCCGTAGTCGCCGGCATGCTGGCCTTGGTGTTGCTTCGTGCGATTGTGCACGATCATGACAATCTCTTCGTTGCTGCCGAGGCTGTTCACTCCATCGGAATCTCCGTCCTTATTTACAAGCTCATCAAGGAAAAAACTTGTGCTG GGCTATCACTGAAAACACAAGAACTAACAGCTATGTTCTTGGCTGTTAGATTATACTGTAGTTTTGTTATGGAATATGATATACACACCTTGCTTGATCTGGCTACATTGGCCACAACATTGTGGGTCATCTTCATgattcggttcaagctcaagtcAAGCTACATGGAGGACAAAGACAACTTCGCCATGTACTATGTG GTGGCTCCCTGTGCGGTATTAGCTTTGTTAATTCATCCGTCAacttcacattatatcatcaacaggatattttgggcattttgtgtTTATCTTGAAGCCGTTTCAGTCCTACCTCAACTCAGGGTTATGCAGAACACAAAG ATTGTTGAACCATTCACGGCTCATTACGTTTTTGCACTTGGTGTTGCAAGATTCTTGAGCTGTGCTCATTGGGTTCTTCAGGTTTTGGACAGTCGTGGACATCTACTTACAGCCCTTGGTTACGGATTATGGCCGTCAATGGTTCTCATCTCGGAGGTCGTTCAAACGTTTATCCTAGCAGACTTCTGTTACTACTACGTGAAAAG TGTTTTCGGAGGACAGCTTGTTATGCGTCTACCTTCGGGAGTGGTGTAA